A single region of the Triticum dicoccoides isolate Atlit2015 ecotype Zavitan chromosome 2B, WEW_v2.0, whole genome shotgun sequence genome encodes:
- the LOC119368604 gene encoding WUSCHEL-related homeobox 4-like, whose amino-acid sequence MRVHHLHVPSYLEKAASASSPSPATAPSTSPPSALFPYGAFQCLRPLAPKISLPDQPRKLVAPPDVLGRVRNATKLLSCTVRNHTVQVPVGGTTRWNPSAEQIKVLEALYRGGMRTPNSAQIERITEELGRHGRIEGKNVFYWFQNHKARERQKQKRAALLTLSTLDSSSPPATATTKDGAGDDEKEACDDETMRCKRRCRTWGDGHGDAVAEVAADGCTDNVTLELFPLRPQGKAA is encoded by the exons ATGAGGGTTCACCATCTGCATGTGCCCTCCTACCTGGAGAAAGCGGCCTCGGCGTCTTCTCCGTCGCCGGCTACGGCACCGTCCACCTCTCCTCCCTCGGCCCTGTTCCCTTACGGGGCCTTCCAGTGCCTCCGCCCGCTCGCGCCCAAGATCTCGCTCCCGGACCAGCCGAGGAAGCTGGTCGCGCCGCCCGACGTCCTCGGCCGCGTCAGGAACGCCACCAAGCTGCTCAGTTGCACCGTCAGAAACCACACC GTGCAAGTGCCGGTGGGAGGGACGACGCGGTGGAACCCGTCGGCGGAGCAGATCAAGGTGCTGGAGGCGCTGTACCGCGGCGGGATGCGCACCCCGAACTCGGCCCAGATCGAGCGCATCACGGAGGAGCTCGGCAGGCACGGCCGGATCGAGGGCAAGAACGTCTTCTACTGGTTCCAGAACCACAAGGCCCGGGAGCGGCAGAAGCAGAAGCGCGCCGCCCTCCTCACCCTCAGCACCCTCGACTCTTCCTCCCCGCCTGCAACGGCGACGACCAAG GATGGAGCAGGTGATGATGAGAAGGAAGCTTGCGACGATGAGACGATGAGGTGCAAGCGGCGGTGCAGGACGTGGGGCGATGGGCATGGCGACGCGGTGGCGGAGGTGGCCGCCGACGGCTGCACGGATAACGTTACCCTGGAGCTCTTCCCGTTGCGTCCGCAGGGGAAAGCTGCGTAG